The Mycobacterium seoulense genomic interval CCGCCGGGGTTGCTGCAGCTGGCCGCGCGGGCCTACACGGCCAGTGGGCTGTCGCGAAACCTGGCTCCCATCAACCTGGTTGTCTCCAATGTGCCGGGTCCGCCGTTCCCGTTGTACATGGCCGGCGCCAAACTGGATTCGCTGGTTCCGCTCGGGCCGCCCGTCATGGACGTCGCCCTGAACATCACCTGCTTCTCCTACACCGACTATCTGGACTTCGGCTTCGTGACGACGCCCGAGGTGGCCAACGACATCGACGACATGGCCGACCGCATCGAGCCGGCGCTCACCGAGCTCGAGAAGGCGGCCGCGGGGGAGTGAGCGGCTCGACCGTCGCGTAGCCGGGACGATCGGCGGCGGCCGCCGGCTCGGCATTTGCGGGGCAACTCGCGCGAACAGCTATGGGACTTTATGCCCTAGCTGCGCCTCGACGTGTGGCCATAATTAGAACAAGTTACAGGTCAGCCTTTATGGCCGCTGTACAGCGAAAACAACGAAATACTTGACCGATGTTGCAACGTACTCTAGTGAGGTGCTCGGTGCGCACGTCAGGAGGTAAGCAGTGACGTCCCTTCGACACGTTGATGCCCAGTCCGTGTTGGCCGCCATCGACGATCTTCTGCCCAAGCTGCGGCAGCGGGCAGAGGAGACCGAGGACCTGCGGCGGCTGCCGGACGCCACCGTGAGCGAACTGCAAGAAATCGGCTTCTTCCGGATGCTGCAGCCGGGGCAGTGGGGCGGGATGCAGTGCGACCCGACGGTGTTCTTCGAGGCCGTCCGGCGCCTGGCCAGTGCGTGCGGGTCCACCGGGTGGGTGGCATCGATCCTCGGCGTGCACAACTGGCACGCGGCGCAGTTCGACCAGCGGGCCCAACAAGACGTGTGGGGCGAGGACGCCAACGTGCGTATCTCCTCGTCCTACGCCCCGATGGGCGCCGGTCAGGTTGTCGACGATGGTTATCTGGTCAACGGCTCGTGGAATTGGTCGTCGGGTTGCGACCACGCCACGTGGACCTTCGTCGGTGGCCCGGTGATCAAGGACGGTCAGCCGGTCGACTTCGGCAGCTTCTTGATCCCGAGAGGTGATTACCGCATCGACGACGTCTGGCATGTCGTCGGCCTGAAGGGCACCGGCAGCAACACCCTGGTCGTCAAGGACGTCTTCGTGCCCCGGCACCGATTCCTGTCCTACCAGTCGATGAACGAGGGCACCGCCCCCGGGCTGGTGGCCAACACCGATCCCGTCTACAAAATGCCTTGGGGCACTATGCATCCCACCACGATCACCGCCCCCATCGTCGGCATGGCCTACGGCGCCTACGAATCCCACGTCGAGCATCAAGGCAAGCGGGTGCGCGCGGCGTTCGCCGGCGAGAAGTCCAAAGACGACCCCTTCGCCAAGGTGCGTATCGCCGAGGCGGCCAGCGATATCGACGCCGCGTGGCGACAGCTGATGGGCAACGTCGGCGACGAGTACTCGTGTCTGGTGGCGGGCCGCGAGGTCCCGTTCGAGCTGCGGACCCGGGCCCGTCGCGACCAGGTGCGCGCCACCGCTCGCGCGGTTGCCTCGATCGACCGGTTGTTCGACGCTTCGGGCGCCACCGCGCTGGCCAATAGCGCTCCGATTCAACGATTCTGGCGCGACGCGCACGCCGGCCGTGTGCACGCCGCCAACGATCCCGAGCGGGCCTACTTGATTTTCGGCAACCACGAATTCGGGCTGCCACCCGCCGACACGATGGTCTAATTCACCGAGGTCTGACTCGCAGAGGAGCCACCGATGACCTGCCCTCACCTTCCGCCCGGCTTCGACCCCACCGACCCGGACATCTACGCCGAGCGCCTTCCCGTCGGGGAGCTCGCCGAACTTCGCCGCAACGCACCCATTTGGTGGTGTGACCAGCCGATCGGCAAGGGTGGCTTCAACGACGGCGGCTTCTGGGTGGTGACGAAACACAAGGACGTGAGGGAGGTTTCGCTGCGCAACGACGTCTTCTCCAGCTGGCTCAACGGCGCGATTCCGCGCTTCGCCGACGACATGAAGCGGGAAGACATCGACCTGCAGCGGTTCGTTCTGCTCAACATGGACCCGCCGCAGCACACGCGGCTGCGCAGGATCATCTCCCGCGGTTTCACGCCGCGCGCGATCGGGCGGCTCCGCGACCAGCTCAACGAGCGGGCGCAGGCCATCGCCAAGGCGGCCGCCGCCCAGGCTTCCGGCGATTTCGTGGAGCAGGTCGCGTGCGAACTGCCGCTGCAGGCCATCGCCGGGCTGCTCGGCGTGCCGCAGGAGGACCGCGGCAAGCTGTTCCGGTGGTCCAACGAGATGACCGGCGCCGAGGATCCTGAGTACGCGGATGTCGATCCCAAGGAGTCATCGGCGGAGGTGCTGGCCTACGCGATGAAGATGGCCGAGGTGAAGACCGAAAACCCCGGCGACGACATCGTTTCCACGCTGCTCCAGGCGGACATCGACGGCGAGAAGCTCTCCGACGACGAGTTCGGGTTTTTCGTGATGATGCTGGCGGTCGCCGGCAACGAGACCACCCGCAATTCGATCACCCAGGGCATGATGGCGTTCGCCCACTTTCCCGATCAGTGGGAGCTGTACAAGAAGGAGCGTCCGGAGACCGCGGCGGACGAGATCGTCCGGTGGGCCACCCCGGTTACCGCATTCCAGCGCACCGCCAAGCAGGACACCGAGCTGTCGGGCGTGACGATCAAGAAGGGCCAGCGGGTGTTGATGTTCTACCGCTCGGCCAACTTCGACGAGGACGTCTTCGCCGACCCGTTCGCATTCGACATCTTGCGTAACCCCAACCCGCACGTCGGATTTGGCGGCACCGGCGAGCACTACTGCATCGGAGCCAACCTGGCCAAGCTGACGATCAACCTCATGTTCAATGCCATCGCGGACCACATGCCCGACCTCACGCCCATCGCGAAACCGGAACGAATCCGGTCGGGGTGGCTCAACGGCATCAAGCACTGGCAGGTCGACTACACCGGCAAGTGTCCGGTCGCGCACTGACGCCCCGCTATTGGGGCTGCTCAACCTTGGGCCGCAGATTCTCGTCCACCTCGGCGTGCCAGTGCTTGTTCGCGGCCGTGGTGTCGACCTCGTACTCGAAGCGGTCGGTCATCTGCGGTGTGACGTCGGCGGCGTCCGCATAGAACTGCTGATACCAGCGGCGCAGCTGATAGACCGGGCCGTCCTCTTCCACCAGCAACGGGTTTTCGATCCGGGTCTTGTGCTTCCAGATTTCGACGTCCTGCAAGAAGCCCATGCTGACGCCCTCGGTGAACGCTTCGGACAGTTTCTCGGTGGCGGCCTCGTCCATGCCCTCGGGCTTCCGCACGATGATGCCCCACTGCAGCATGAAGGAGTTCTGCGTGACGGGGTAGTGGCAGTTGACGAGGATCGATTCCACTTTGTAGCCGCCGTAGCTGTTGTGCAGCCAGTTGATCATGAACGACGGGCCGAAGTAGGAGGCCTCGGAGTCCAGTGTTTGTTCGCCGGTGTAGTGCGAACCGCCGAGCAGCACATCGGGCCGGCCGACGGTGCGCAGGTATTGCGAGGCGATATGCCCCTCGAAGACGTTCTTGAAGTACGTCGGGAAGCCGTAGTGGATGTAGAAGAAGTGCGCCATGTCGACGATGTTGTCGACGATCTCGCGGCAGTTCGAACCCTCGATGAGCTGACTGCGCCACCGCCAGTCCGTCCACGCGTCGCTGGCGGCCTCGGGAATGTCGGGGATCTGCAATTCCGGTGATGGCGGGTTGCCCTCGTGGTCGTGCCAGACGAATAGCAGACCGTTGTGCACCTCGGTAGGCCACGACCGGGTGCGCGCCATTCGGGGTGTGCGCTTGGCATACGGCACCTCTTTGCACCTGCCGTCGCCGCCCCAACGCCAGTCGTGGAACGGGCACGCGACGGTGTCGCCCTTGACCACGCCCTGCGACAAGTCTCCGCCCATGTGCCGGCAGTACGCGTCGAGCACTCGCAGATTGTGGTCGGTGTCGGCGAAGACGACGAGCTTGGTGCCGAAGATGTTGACCGGGTGGGGCTTGCCGTCGAGGAAGTCCTGGGCCACGCCCAGGCAGTGCCAGCCGCGAGCGAACCGGGTCGGCAACGTTCCAACGTCGATCTCCCGGACGCCGACCCCAGCGGTATCGATACTCACTTCGCGCCTCCAGTCGCTTACCGCACCGAACTAGAACACGTTATAGTTTCCGCTCGTCGTCCCGAGAAGAATGCAGG includes:
- the hsaA gene encoding 3-hydroxy-9,10-secoandrosta-1,3,5(10)-triene-9,17-dione monooxygenase oxygenase subunit; translated protein: MTSLRHVDAQSVLAAIDDLLPKLRQRAEETEDLRRLPDATVSELQEIGFFRMLQPGQWGGMQCDPTVFFEAVRRLASACGSTGWVASILGVHNWHAAQFDQRAQQDVWGEDANVRISSSYAPMGAGQVVDDGYLVNGSWNWSSGCDHATWTFVGGPVIKDGQPVDFGSFLIPRGDYRIDDVWHVVGLKGTGSNTLVVKDVFVPRHRFLSYQSMNEGTAPGLVANTDPVYKMPWGTMHPTTITAPIVGMAYGAYESHVEHQGKRVRAAFAGEKSKDDPFAKVRIAEAASDIDAAWRQLMGNVGDEYSCLVAGREVPFELRTRARRDQVRATARAVASIDRLFDASGATALANSAPIQRFWRDAHAGRVHAANDPERAYLIFGNHEFGLPPADTMV
- a CDS encoding cytochrome P450; protein product: MTCPHLPPGFDPTDPDIYAERLPVGELAELRRNAPIWWCDQPIGKGGFNDGGFWVVTKHKDVREVSLRNDVFSSWLNGAIPRFADDMKREDIDLQRFVLLNMDPPQHTRLRRIISRGFTPRAIGRLRDQLNERAQAIAKAAAAQASGDFVEQVACELPLQAIAGLLGVPQEDRGKLFRWSNEMTGAEDPEYADVDPKESSAEVLAYAMKMAEVKTENPGDDIVSTLLQADIDGEKLSDDEFGFFVMMLAVAGNETTRNSITQGMMAFAHFPDQWELYKKERPETAADEIVRWATPVTAFQRTAKQDTELSGVTIKKGQRVLMFYRSANFDEDVFADPFAFDILRNPNPHVGFGGTGEHYCIGANLAKLTINLMFNAIADHMPDLTPIAKPERIRSGWLNGIKHWQVDYTGKCPVAH
- a CDS encoding Rieske 2Fe-2S domain-containing protein, whose product is MSIDTAGVGVREIDVGTLPTRFARGWHCLGVAQDFLDGKPHPVNIFGTKLVVFADTDHNLRVLDAYCRHMGGDLSQGVVKGDTVACPFHDWRWGGDGRCKEVPYAKRTPRMARTRSWPTEVHNGLLFVWHDHEGNPPSPELQIPDIPEAASDAWTDWRWRSQLIEGSNCREIVDNIVDMAHFFYIHYGFPTYFKNVFEGHIASQYLRTVGRPDVLLGGSHYTGEQTLDSEASYFGPSFMINWLHNSYGGYKVESILVNCHYPVTQNSFMLQWGIIVRKPEGMDEAATEKLSEAFTEGVSMGFLQDVEIWKHKTRIENPLLVEEDGPVYQLRRWYQQFYADAADVTPQMTDRFEYEVDTTAANKHWHAEVDENLRPKVEQPQ